Proteins found in one Nitrosopumilus maritimus SCM1 genomic segment:
- a CDS encoding helix-turn-helix domain-containing protein, with protein sequence MLPNVESIKQMRQKLGITQKKLASMTGVSTSMINQIESGRSQPSYETAKKIFENLSNLESRSSSHKAGDFCSQDIVKLKPSNTLHDAIKKMHQLSISQIPVFEGKEIVGVVSEDGIVKHLADVGEAELKNAKLADTMDPVPPIVDFETPANVLVPLIRYSKCILVTKKSKIMGIITASDTLKMME encoded by the coding sequence ATGCTCCCAAATGTTGAATCAATAAAGCAAATGAGACAGAAATTAGGAATTACTCAGAAAAAACTTGCCAGCATGACTGGAGTCAGTACATCTATGATTAACCAGATAGAATCAGGAAGAAGCCAACCAAGTTATGAAACTGCAAAAAAGATTTTTGAGAATCTATCAAATTTGGAGAGCAGATCATCATCTCACAAAGCAGGAGACTTTTGTAGTCAAGACATTGTAAAGCTAAAACCATCCAATACATTACATGATGCAATCAAAAAGATGCATCAATTATCAATCAGTCAAATTCCAGTTTTTGAAGGAAAAGAGATAGTTGGTGTTGTATCTGAAGATGGAATTGTCAAACATCTTGCAGATGTAGGTGAAGCTGAACTAAAGAACGCAAAACTTGCAGATACGATGGATCCAGTTCCACCAATAGTCGACTTTGAAACACCAGCAAACGTTCTTGTTCCATTAATTAGATATTCCAAATGTATTCTAGTTACAAAGAAATCAAAGATAATGGGAATTATCACCGCATCAGATACATTGAAAATGATGGAATAA
- the mce gene encoding methylmalonyl-CoA epimerase, producing the protein MKIDHIAIAVNDVEESAKVYQQALGVDSVEFETVESEGVKVAIIHLENGRVELMQPTNDNSPIKKFLEKKGQGLHHMALETDNIEGEVERMEGCGVQFLGQIRPGSAGTKVTFIHPKSLHGVLAELCAHPK; encoded by the coding sequence ATGAAGATTGATCATATTGCAATTGCCGTAAATGATGTTGAAGAATCTGCCAAAGTTTACCAACAAGCATTAGGTGTTGACTCTGTAGAATTTGAGACAGTTGAATCTGAAGGTGTCAAAGTTGCAATTATTCACTTGGAAAACGGTCGTGTTGAATTAATGCAACCAACAAATGATAACAGTCCAATTAAAAAATTCTTGGAGAAAAAAGGCCAAGGACTACATCACATGGCACTTGAAACTGACAATATTGAGGGTGAAGTTGAAAGAATGGAAGGCTGTGGAGTTCAATTTCTAGGACAAATTAGACCTGGTTCTGCAGGAACTAAAGTTACCTTTATTCATCCAAAATCCCTTCATGGTGTCTTGGCTGAACTTTGTGCTCATCCAAAATAA
- a CDS encoding acyl-CoA mutase large subunit family protein: protein MAAKKSKSKQPEKKVFTDSNFPVKRIYQKSSKKKPSEDSGKYPFTRGIHPGMFRDRFWTMRQYSGFGDAKLTNERFKFMLEKGQTGLSMAFDLPTQIGYDSDAPQAEGEVGKVGVSITSIKDMMTAFDGIPLGKVSSSMTINSTASTLLAYYIAVGESQGFKSHELRGTTQNDILKEYIARNTYIYPPQPSMRLIGDMIGYCAEKVPSWYPVSISGYHMREAGCTATQEVAFTLANAIAYIQTCLDKGLKIDDFAPRLSFFFCCTIEFFEEVAKFRVARKVYAKILKEMFNAKNPKSLQLKFHTQTSGESLTAQQPDNNIIRVAIQTMAAVAGGTQSLHTNSRDEALALPTQESAKIALRTQQIVAHESGITKTADPLGGSYYLEELSDQIEDGVWKYLKKIQKMGGSVKAIEKGFFQSEIRQNAYRLKKETDDGERVLVGVNKYAEEEEQPELLRIGGKVEIQQKKALKQLRASRDKKKWEKALSAMQSAAETDENLMPYIITAAKAFATTGEISNAFREVFGEYRPKEVF from the coding sequence ATGGCAGCAAAAAAATCAAAATCAAAACAACCTGAAAAGAAAGTCTTTACTGATTCTAATTTTCCAGTAAAACGAATCTATCAAAAATCTTCCAAGAAGAAACCTTCAGAAGATTCTGGTAAATATCCATTTACACGTGGAATTCACCCTGGAATGTTCCGTGATAGATTTTGGACTATGAGACAGTATTCTGGATTTGGTGATGCCAAGCTCACAAATGAGCGATTCAAATTCATGCTTGAAAAAGGTCAGACTGGTCTTTCTATGGCATTTGATCTTCCGACCCAGATTGGATATGACTCTGATGCTCCTCAAGCAGAAGGTGAAGTTGGTAAGGTTGGAGTTTCTATTACATCAATTAAAGATATGATGACTGCCTTTGATGGCATTCCTCTTGGAAAGGTCAGCTCTTCGATGACAATCAATTCTACTGCATCAACATTACTTGCATACTATATTGCAGTTGGAGAATCTCAAGGATTCAAAAGTCATGAATTACGTGGAACCACTCAAAATGATATTCTAAAAGAATACATTGCAAGAAATACCTACATCTATCCTCCACAACCTTCTATGAGATTAATTGGTGACATGATTGGATATTGTGCAGAAAAAGTTCCTTCATGGTACCCTGTATCAATTTCTGGTTACCATATGAGAGAAGCAGGATGTACTGCAACACAAGAAGTTGCATTTACATTAGCAAATGCAATTGCATACATTCAAACTTGTTTAGATAAAGGACTAAAGATTGATGACTTTGCACCACGTTTGTCATTCTTCTTTTGTTGTACTATTGAATTCTTTGAAGAAGTTGCAAAGTTTAGAGTCGCAAGAAAAGTCTATGCAAAGATTCTCAAAGAAATGTTTAATGCTAAAAATCCAAAATCTCTGCAACTAAAATTCCATACTCAAACTAGCGGTGAATCATTAACTGCACAGCAACCTGATAACAACATTATCCGTGTAGCAATTCAAACAATGGCTGCAGTTGCCGGTGGTACTCAGTCTCTTCACACAAACTCTAGAGATGAAGCATTGGCCCTTCCAACACAAGAATCTGCAAAAATAGCCTTGAGAACTCAACAAATTGTAGCACATGAGAGTGGAATTACAAAGACTGCTGATCCACTTGGTGGTTCTTACTATCTTGAGGAGCTATCTGACCAAATTGAAGACGGTGTTTGGAAATATCTAAAGAAGATTCAGAAAATGGGTGGCTCTGTAAAAGCAATTGAGAAAGGATTCTTCCAATCTGAAATTAGACAAAACGCATATCGCTTAAAGAAAGAGACTGATGATGGTGAAAGAGTCCTAGTCGGTGTAAACAAGTATGCTGAAGAAGAAGAACAACCAGAACTACTTAGAATTGGTGGTAAAGTTGAGATTCAACAGAAAAAAGCACTAAAACAATTACGTGCATCAAGAGACAAAAAGAAGTGGGAAAAAGCCTTGTCTGCAATGCAAAGCGCAGCTGAGACTGATGAGAATTTGATGCCATACATTATTACTGCTGCAAAAGCTTTTGCTACTACTGGTGAAATTAGTAATGCATTCCGTGAAGTATTTGGTGAATATCGTCCAAAGGAGGTATTCTAG
- the meaB gene encoding methylmalonyl Co-A mutase-associated GTPase MeaB translates to MDLLVDLKKGKRGAIAKAITVVENDQKESKKLLKKIFKNTGTSIIIGITGPAGAGKSSLINKTAVAMKKLGTKPAVLAVDPTSHVTGGAILGDRVRMTESTDSGTYIRSIASRGATGAVSRSLRNSIRVLEYAGFNPIIIESVGAGQTEVEISNIADITVVVFNPNTGDSIQTIKAGLTEIGDVYLVNKSDLSGTNQLFDAVRDFIGDSDRNPAILKTSVKKNTGITEFAKTLKNLMALKKKSKKQKDQERLETELKDIVLNNVREKIDEMLDSDKTFSKYLKKLQSKDIDPFDAGDKITKSMLK, encoded by the coding sequence TTGGATTTGCTTGTTGATTTAAAGAAAGGAAAACGTGGAGCAATTGCAAAAGCTATCACTGTAGTAGAAAATGATCAAAAAGAATCAAAAAAACTCTTAAAGAAAATTTTCAAAAATACTGGAACTTCTATTATTATTGGAATTACTGGTCCTGCAGGAGCTGGAAAAAGTTCTCTGATAAACAAAACTGCAGTGGCAATGAAAAAACTAGGCACAAAACCTGCCGTTTTGGCAGTAGACCCAACTAGCCATGTTACTGGCGGTGCAATCTTGGGTGATAGAGTCCGAATGACTGAATCAACTGATTCAGGAACATACATCCGTAGTATTGCATCTCGTGGTGCAACTGGTGCAGTTTCACGTTCTCTTAGAAATAGTATCCGTGTTTTAGAGTATGCAGGATTTAATCCAATTATTATTGAAAGTGTAGGAGCTGGACAAACTGAAGTTGAAATTTCAAACATTGCAGATATTACAGTTGTAGTCTTTAATCCAAACACGGGTGATAGTATTCAAACCATCAAAGCTGGTTTGACTGAAATTGGAGATGTCTATCTTGTCAACAAGAGTGACCTTAGCGGAACAAATCAACTCTTTGATGCAGTACGTGATTTTATTGGTGATTCTGACAGAAATCCTGCAATTCTAAAGACTTCGGTAAAAAAGAATACTGGAATCACTGAATTTGCAAAGACTCTGAAAAATTTGATGGCATTAAAAAAGAAATCAAAGAAACAAAAGGACCAAGAACGATTAGAGACAGAACTAAAAGATATCGTTTTAAATAACGTGCGAGAAAAGATTGATGAGATGTTAGATTCTGATAAAACCTTTTCAAAATATTTAAAGAAATTACAATCAAAAGATATAGACCCATTTGATGCAGGAGATAAGATTACAAAATCTATGTTAAAGTGA
- a CDS encoding M1 family metallopeptidase codes for MDVNPINYELTFEPDLKKFTFLGTEIITVSCNKAINLITLDCAEIKIKSCTVKSGSKIIKSTPKTDEKKERLSIKLGEKIKGKATIHLEFQGILNDRLLGFYRSQYKQGGKTKYLATTQFEAADARRAFPCWDEPEAKATFEISIIAENKFTAISNMPVQSKKKIKNKTLYKFGKTPVVSTYLIYLGVGEFEYLTGKTGKVQIRVVTTKGNKSKGKYSLELGKKLLTSYEKYFGIKYPLPKLDLIAIPDFAAGAMENWGAITFRETILLYDPKTSSTRTKQFIAEVISHEIAHQWFGNLVTMKWWNDLWLNESFATFMATKFVDKFYPEWNLWDQFIEDAMNTAMGLDALKTTHPIDVKVKSPAEIREIFDAISYDKGGCVLRMLEHYVGEKNFRAGLKKYLSAFKYGNAQGQDLWDAIGKASKMPVSSMVNTWLKQPGFPQIDITQNNNDLIIKQNRFLMEPTKKTQKGLWHVPITYGLGKETKTKLLTKKSMTVKAPKGPGFVANIGRTGFYRVKYDDGILLDLKMLVDQKQIPHIDRWAIQNDLFALCVAGKEDVENYLDFSDAYFDEDSYLPQTNVANNLNFLASLTFFEDFTEQIRSYAINYFRKILSNLGWVPQKTDKHTDAFMRGYAITVLGKFGDEHVLEQAQIKFKEFLKNPSSLHPDIREPVFSIIARTGNAKTHSQFVTLYKKAKTTEEKLRFLGAMCSFKNEKLLIKTLQFSQTAEVRSQNMQLPIMKIAANPYGKKILWPWLKKNWGKLSKKVGYGNPLFNRIVASIALVADDSMEKDIKSFFKSHPTPGTERTQAQTLEKIRIHSRFLRQMRKEFK; via the coding sequence GTGGACGTTAATCCCATAAATTATGAGTTAACATTTGAGCCAGATCTTAAAAAATTCACATTCTTGGGAACAGAAATTATTACTGTTTCTTGCAATAAAGCAATTAATCTTATCACACTAGATTGTGCAGAAATTAAAATAAAATCTTGTACTGTAAAGTCTGGCTCTAAAATAATAAAATCTACTCCAAAGACTGATGAAAAAAAAGAGAGACTGTCAATTAAACTAGGAGAAAAAATCAAAGGCAAAGCAACAATCCATCTAGAATTTCAAGGAATTCTAAATGACAGATTACTGGGATTTTATCGAAGTCAATACAAACAAGGTGGAAAAACAAAGTATCTTGCAACTACTCAATTTGAGGCAGCTGATGCAAGACGTGCATTTCCATGTTGGGATGAGCCTGAAGCAAAGGCAACATTTGAGATTTCAATTATTGCAGAAAACAAATTCACTGCCATTTCAAACATGCCAGTCCAATCAAAGAAAAAAATCAAAAATAAAACATTATACAAGTTTGGCAAAACACCTGTTGTCTCAACATATCTCATCTATCTTGGAGTTGGTGAGTTTGAATATCTAACTGGCAAAACGGGCAAAGTTCAGATTAGAGTTGTAACTACAAAGGGAAACAAATCAAAAGGAAAATACTCTTTAGAATTAGGCAAGAAACTATTAACCTCTTATGAAAAATATTTTGGAATAAAATATCCTCTACCTAAATTAGATTTGATTGCAATTCCTGACTTTGCAGCAGGAGCAATGGAGAACTGGGGTGCAATAACATTTAGAGAAACAATTCTACTTTATGATCCTAAAACATCTTCTACTAGAACAAAACAATTCATTGCTGAAGTAATTTCACATGAGATTGCACATCAATGGTTTGGTAATCTCGTCACTATGAAGTGGTGGAATGATTTGTGGCTTAACGAAAGCTTTGCAACATTCATGGCAACAAAGTTTGTTGACAAATTCTATCCTGAATGGAATTTGTGGGATCAATTCATTGAAGATGCAATGAATACTGCCATGGGATTAGATGCTCTTAAAACCACTCATCCAATTGATGTCAAAGTAAAATCTCCTGCTGAAATTCGAGAAATCTTTGATGCAATATCTTATGATAAAGGTGGATGCGTTTTGAGAATGCTTGAACACTATGTTGGTGAGAAAAATTTCCGAGCCGGTCTCAAAAAATATCTTTCAGCATTCAAGTATGGAAATGCCCAAGGACAAGACTTGTGGGATGCAATTGGCAAAGCCTCAAAAATGCCAGTAAGCTCTATGGTCAATACGTGGCTAAAACAGCCTGGATTTCCTCAAATTGATATCACTCAAAATAACAATGATTTGATAATTAAACAAAACCGCTTTTTGATGGAACCTACAAAGAAAACCCAAAAAGGATTGTGGCATGTCCCAATTACCTATGGTTTAGGAAAGGAGACCAAAACAAAACTATTAACAAAAAAATCTATGACTGTCAAAGCTCCTAAAGGACCTGGATTTGTAGCAAACATTGGTCGTACTGGATTTTATCGTGTAAAATATGATGATGGAATCTTACTTGATCTCAAAATGTTAGTTGATCAAAAACAAATTCCTCACATTGATAGATGGGCAATTCAAAATGATTTGTTTGCATTATGTGTTGCAGGAAAAGAAGATGTAGAAAATTACTTGGATTTCTCTGATGCATATTTTGATGAAGACTCTTATCTTCCACAAACAAATGTTGCAAACAATCTAAACTTTTTAGCATCATTAACTTTCTTTGAGGATTTCACAGAACAAATCAGAAGTTATGCTATCAATTACTTTAGAAAGATTTTATCTAATCTTGGTTGGGTTCCTCAAAAAACAGACAAACATACTGATGCATTCATGAGAGGTTATGCAATAACTGTATTGGGTAAATTTGGTGATGAACATGTACTTGAGCAGGCACAAATTAAATTCAAAGAATTTTTGAAAAACCCATCATCACTTCATCCTGATATTAGAGAACCTGTTTTCTCAATTATTGCACGTACTGGTAATGCAAAGACTCATTCACAATTTGTAACATTATACAAAAAAGCAAAAACAACTGAGGAAAAATTAAGATTCTTGGGTGCAATGTGCAGTTTCAAGAATGAAAAATTATTGATCAAAACTTTACAATTCTCTCAAACCGCAGAGGTTCGTTCTCAAAACATGCAATTACCAATCATGAAGATTGCTGCAAATCCCTATGGAAAGAAGATTCTTTGGCCTTGGTTAAAGAAGAATTGGGGCAAATTGAGCAAAAAAGTAGGCTATGGTAATCCTTTGTTTAATAGAATTGTTGCAAGTATTGCACTAGTTGCAGATGACTCTATGGAAAAAGACATCAAATCATTTTTCAAATCTCATCCAACTCCTGGAACAGAAAGAACTCAAGCTCAAACATTAGAAAAGATACGAATCCATTCCCGATTCTTACGCCAAATGAGAAAAGAATTCAAGTAA
- a CDS encoding cobalamin B12-binding domain-containing protein encodes MKQKTQTRNIKILVAKLGLDGHDRGALVLCRAFRDAGMEVIYSGLFATPERVAQIAEDEDVDAIAMSLLNGAHGTLFPRVVKALKKKKINDVLVVGGGVIPEIDHKDLIKAGVDHVFGPGTPLPTIIDHINTGVGKLRKI; translated from the coding sequence ATGAAACAAAAAACACAAACAAGAAACATCAAGATTCTAGTTGCTAAATTAGGCCTTGATGGACATGATAGAGGAGCACTTGTTTTGTGTAGAGCATTTAGGGATGCAGGAATGGAAGTAATCTATTCAGGACTTTTTGCAACACCAGAAAGAGTTGCACAGATTGCAGAAGACGAAGATGTTGATGCAATTGCAATGAGTTTACTTAATGGAGCACATGGAACTTTATTCCCAAGAGTAGTCAAAGCTCTCAAAAAGAAAAAGATCAATGACGTTCTAGTTGTTGGGGGAGGAGTAATTCCAGAAATTGATCATAAAGATTTGATCAAGGCAGGAGTTGACCACGTGTTTGGTCCAGGAACACCATTACCTACAATTATTGATCATATCAATACAGGCGTAGGTAAATTAAGAAAAATATAA
- the ilvC gene encoding ketol-acid reductoisomerase, translating into MAQTWKDTDISLDPIKDQTIAVIGYGIQGDAQANNMKDSGLNVIIGLKEGGNSWKKAEADGHKVMSVADATKQADIIHILIPDMIQGQVYKDEIGPNLSEGKALSFSHAAAIYWKWIEAPNNVDLIMIAPKGPGSKVRETYLDNFGTPAIVAVEQDFTGKAWDRTLGIAKAIGSARAGLIKTAFKEEVETDWFGEQADLCGGAASMVTNAFETLVEAGYQPEIAYFEVLHELKLIVDMIQRYGINGMWRRVSETARYGGLTRGPMVMDSANKENMKKVLTMIQDGTFNNEWISEYQKNGKDAFDKYMKQYDEHQIEKVGKEMRKMMWPDSTE; encoded by the coding sequence ATGGCACAAACATGGAAAGATACCGATATCAGTCTTGATCCAATAAAAGATCAAACCATTGCTGTAATTGGTTATGGAATCCAAGGTGATGCACAAGCTAACAACATGAAAGACTCTGGTCTTAATGTCATAATTGGTCTCAAAGAAGGCGGTAATAGCTGGAAAAAGGCCGAAGCTGATGGTCACAAAGTAATGTCAGTAGCTGATGCCACAAAACAAGCAGACATTATTCACATATTGATTCCAGATATGATTCAAGGTCAAGTATACAAAGATGAAATCGGACCAAATCTTTCTGAAGGAAAAGCATTGTCATTTTCTCATGCAGCTGCAATCTATTGGAAATGGATTGAAGCTCCAAACAATGTTGATTTAATCATGATTGCACCAAAAGGACCTGGTTCAAAAGTAAGAGAAACCTATCTTGATAATTTTGGAACTCCAGCAATTGTTGCAGTTGAACAAGACTTTACAGGAAAAGCTTGGGATAGAACATTGGGAATTGCAAAAGCAATCGGAAGTGCAAGAGCCGGATTAATCAAAACTGCTTTCAAAGAAGAAGTAGAAACTGATTGGTTTGGTGAGCAAGCAGACCTTTGTGGTGGTGCAGCTTCTATGGTAACAAATGCATTTGAAACTCTAGTTGAAGCAGGATATCAACCAGAAATTGCATACTTTGAAGTTTTACATGAACTAAAACTCATTGTAGATATGATTCAAAGATATGGAATTAATGGAATGTGGAGACGTGTAAGTGAGACTGCAAGATATGGTGGTTTAACACGTGGACCAATGGTGATGGATTCTGCAAACAAAGAGAACATGAAAAAAGTTCTAACCATGATTCAAGATGGTACATTCAACAACGAGTGGATTTCTGAATACCAGAAAAACGGCAAAGATGCATTTGACAAATACATGAAACAATATGACGAACACCAAATTGAAAAAGTTGGTAAAGAAATGCGTAAAATGATGTGGCCTGATTCCACAGAATAA
- a CDS encoding scaffold protein involved in DNA repair, with product MEPVRACPICPECGSKRFTRLPGDKVTVKCRSCEKIIEI from the coding sequence ATGGAACCTGTACGCGCTTGTCCAATTTGTCCTGAGTGTGGCTCTAAGAGATTTACCAGATTGCCTGGAGACAAGGTAACTGTAAAGTGTCGTTCATGTGAAAAAATCATCGAAATCTAG
- a CDS encoding nicotinamide-nucleotide adenylyltransferase produces MRGLMMGRFQPFHLGHLELVKQILDQCDEVIIAITSAQFNYLEKDPFTAGERIEMIHNSLKEANLDLKKCFVISIENQFNIATWSSYLQSALPHFDKVYSGNDYVSMLLADSGITVVKPEFLDRKQYNATKIRSMIISDENWKESVPNAVYEFLTKIDAKNRLSVISKSDTNPTKH; encoded by the coding sequence ATGCGCGGATTGATGATGGGAAGGTTTCAACCATTTCATTTGGGTCATTTAGAATTAGTCAAACAGATTCTTGATCAATGCGATGAAGTAATTATTGCCATAACTAGTGCTCAATTCAATTATTTGGAAAAAGATCCTTTTACTGCTGGTGAAAGAATTGAGATGATTCACAACTCTCTAAAAGAAGCAAACTTGGATTTGAAAAAATGTTTTGTCATATCTATTGAGAATCAGTTTAACATTGCAACTTGGAGTTCCTATCTCCAATCTGCATTACCTCATTTTGATAAAGTGTACAGTGGTAATGATTATGTCTCTATGCTTTTAGCTGATTCTGGAATAACTGTTGTAAAACCTGAATTTCTAGATAGAAAACAATACAATGCAACTAAAATCCGCTCTATGATAATTTCTGATGAAAATTGGAAAGAATCTGTTCCAAATGCAGTTTATGAATTTCTAACAAAGATTGATGCAAAAAATAGACTATCCGTAATTTCTAAATCTGATACCAATCCTACAAAACACTAA
- a CDS encoding EF-Tu/IF-2/RF-3 family GTPase produces MVKSVNFVVLGKQDIASEFGKKGTETDLTLYDRKESDIIKTWVAPSGFPDKIQPLFQAINLAEYVILYVDKLDKFTGEQIIALDSLKKENGILSHTFDVDESKLDAMIKGTVVEKYTKVDQDKIKEEMDKLEPISSDGSSEMVIDHCFDVKGVGTVILGKVTNGKVKQYDNLKLYPAGIDVLIKSIQMHDDPVEESICPARVGLAVKGAKPDEVGRGDVISEEGVVDIKTEIEIDFQKSPFYKSEIAENQGCLVNIGLQIKAAKFTSISPLKLAFEKPIVCKSGQIAIILKPESPTIRILGSGQIK; encoded by the coding sequence GTGGTAAAATCCGTTAACTTTGTTGTTTTAGGTAAACAAGACATTGCATCTGAATTTGGTAAAAAAGGAACTGAAACTGATCTGACTCTTTATGATAGAAAGGAATCTGACATTATCAAAACATGGGTTGCACCCAGTGGATTTCCTGATAAAATACAGCCTTTGTTTCAGGCAATCAATCTTGCAGAATACGTGATACTTTATGTCGATAAATTAGATAAATTCACAGGAGAGCAAATCATTGCACTTGATTCTCTCAAAAAAGAAAACGGAATATTATCTCATACCTTTGATGTAGATGAATCAAAACTAGATGCAATGATCAAGGGTACTGTTGTTGAAAAATATACCAAAGTTGATCAGGATAAAATCAAAGAAGAAATGGACAAACTTGAACCTATTTCATCTGATGGTTCTTCTGAAATGGTGATTGATCATTGCTTTGACGTGAAGGGAGTTGGAACCGTGATTTTGGGCAAAGTCACTAATGGCAAAGTAAAACAATATGATAATCTGAAACTATATCCAGCTGGAATTGATGTACTCATAAAATCAATTCAAATGCATGATGATCCTGTTGAAGAATCCATATGTCCTGCTCGAGTTGGTTTGGCTGTAAAAGGTGCAAAACCTGATGAAGTTGGACGTGGTGATGTTATCTCTGAAGAAGGAGTTGTGGACATCAAAACAGAAATCGAAATTGATTTTCAAAAAAGTCCTTTTTACAAGAGTGAAATTGCAGAAAATCAAGGATGTCTAGTCAACATTGGATTGCAAATCAAAGCTGCAAAGTTTACTTCAATATCTCCACTCAAACTTGCTTTTGAAAAACCAATTGTATGCAAATCTGGACAAATTGCAATTATCTTAAAACCCGAATCCCCTACAATCAGAATCTTGGGTAGTGGCCAAATAAAATAG
- a CDS encoding DUF726 domain-containing protein — MKPVPRISTRGYYDLKTGKTLKRNNYYLYPKKDFQKLIDSKELTIMIHGLRNDNAGAIAKAVLARNRLRKLGYSHPVIGFSYDSNTTGAHLIKHAKHALAVGQSIAKKNGRNLGKFIEDFKESSPKTKIRLMGHSLGSQVILSTIEYLAKKKQNSGILESVYFFGASITEDVPSSKKYGKLLQTVVNKKILNHYAPSDEVLSWADDKKYVLGPLGLNGAIGKPIKKYHQKLVKPKNHRFASYAAVLNTFP; from the coding sequence ATGAAACCTGTCCCAAGAATTTCCACTCGAGGGTACTATGATCTAAAAACTGGTAAAACCCTAAAGCGGAACAACTATTACCTTTATCCAAAAAAAGATTTTCAAAAATTAATTGATTCTAAAGAGTTAACCATTATGATTCATGGTCTAAGAAATGACAATGCTGGTGCTATTGCAAAAGCAGTTTTGGCACGTAATCGATTGAGAAAATTAGGATATTCTCATCCAGTAATTGGATTTAGTTATGATTCAAACACCACTGGTGCTCATTTAATCAAACATGCAAAACATGCTTTAGCTGTAGGACAAAGTATTGCAAAAAAGAACGGACGGAATCTCGGAAAATTCATTGAGGATTTTAAAGAATCTAGTCCAAAAACAAAGATACGATTAATGGGACACTCTCTAGGTTCTCAAGTGATTCTCAGTACAATTGAATATCTTGCTAAAAAGAAACAAAATTCTGGAATCCTAGAAAGTGTCTATTTCTTTGGAGCCTCTATAACTGAAGATGTTCCGTCTTCAAAAAAGTATGGTAAGCTACTCCAAACTGTTGTCAATAAAAAAATCCTAAATCATTATGCTCCTTCTGATGAGGTTCTAAGTTGGGCTGATGACAAAAAGTATGTTTTGGGACCCTTAGGTCTAAATGGTGCAATTGGAAAACCTATCAAAAAATATCATCAGAAACTAGTCAAACCAAAAAACCATAGATTTGCAAGTTATGCTGCTGTACTAAACACATTTCCGTAG